In one window of Pseudodesulfovibrio sp. JC047 DNA:
- a CDS encoding MarR family winged helix-turn-helix transcriptional regulator — MAKYSIIDRKAFDFGIGMELYPSEIHMVTAVDMQGGTGVTSLATELGITKGAVSQLVAKLVKKGLLTKKIDPDNKARVIIRTTELGHIASDTHLAFHESHDREFLEYMSTLDDASIEVVRVMGEEMNKWMDKYLK, encoded by the coding sequence ATGGCAAAGTATTCAATCATCGACCGCAAGGCCTTTGATTTCGGGATTGGCATGGAGCTGTATCCGTCTGAAATTCATATGGTGACCGCTGTGGATATGCAGGGCGGCACTGGTGTGACCTCGCTTGCCACTGAGCTTGGTATTACCAAGGGGGCCGTGTCTCAGTTGGTTGCCAAGCTCGTCAAAAAAGGGCTGTTGACCAAGAAAATCGATCCAGACAACAAGGCGCGTGTCATTATCCGTACAACAGAGCTCGGTCATATCGCCAGTGACACCCATCTGGCGTTTCATGAATCGCATGATCGGGAGTTTCTGGAATATATGTCCACCCTTGATGATGCCTCAATTGAGGTTGTCCGTGTCATGGGCGAAGAAATGAACAAATGGATGGATAAATATCTGAAGTGA
- a CDS encoding FeoA family protein, giving the protein MYTSLTHAPTGVGLTISRITDPHLESRMGKMGLFVGGDITRLDEDVALQTVRVKGPKGEVVLGGGMGVKVVTHLDDGRMIPLTEMKPGETGHVECVTAGGPVQDGMEALGLKNNDPIELIRILPPMEFIAIIQGRGRIRLAEGMAAKILGRMGDIQCQFANAQAGMDFEVERILGGHRAQRAIASLDIAPGVILRLESVGKAPSYQMTRQSRCVVSSPEGLRLYLRHDQSDLVIVSYEEADEFTS; this is encoded by the coding sequence ATGTATACAAGTTTGACGCACGCCCCCACTGGGGTTGGATTGACCATCTCACGAATCACCGACCCACATCTCGAATCTCGTATGGGAAAAATGGGATTGTTCGTGGGCGGCGACATCACACGCCTTGACGAGGACGTGGCCCTCCAGACCGTCCGCGTCAAAGGCCCCAAGGGAGAAGTGGTTCTCGGCGGAGGCATGGGCGTCAAGGTGGTCACCCATCTTGACGATGGCCGCATGATTCCACTGACTGAAATGAAACCCGGCGAAACCGGGCATGTGGAATGTGTCACCGCAGGTGGTCCCGTCCAAGACGGCATGGAAGCCCTCGGGTTAAAAAACAATGATCCCATTGAACTGATTCGCATCCTGCCACCCATGGAATTCATCGCCATAATACAAGGGCGTGGTCGCATCCGCTTGGCCGAGGGCATGGCTGCCAAAATTCTCGGCCGCATGGGCGACATCCAATGCCAATTTGCCAACGCACAGGCCGGTATGGACTTTGAAGTGGAACGAATACTCGGCGGTCATCGAGCGCAACGCGCTATTGCATCGCTGGATATCGCTCCCGGTGTCATCCTCCGACTCGAATCCGTGGGCAAGGCACCCAGCTATCAAATGACACGACAAAGCCGGTGCGTGGTCAGCAGCCCAGAAGGATTGCGCCTCTACCTGCGTCACGACCAGTCCGATCTTGTCATTGTCTCCTATGAAGAAGCCGACGAATTCACCAGCTGA